The Candidatus Defluviibacterium haderslevense DNA window AATTAATCCACCCCATGTGATTCCACTATTTAAGCCTGGTGTCAAACTATATTTAGCGCTCAAGCCATTCAAAAATTGAGCTTGGATAATTTCTGGTGAAACCTCGTCAGAGAATATTATATGGAGATTAATTCGCTTGAATTGACGATTTCCAGCAAATTTCTTAATTCTAAATTCAATTACTGGAAGTATAAGTTGAATATTTGTTAATCGTCCTCTGGATTTATAATCAAGAACTTTTTTGTAGCCATCAATAAAAATATAGTCGTTGATTCCTATGACTTGGATTTCCTTTGGAATACTTTCAAGATCTTTAATATAGGTTTCCCAAACATCATCATCTCCGTCTGCTTTAAACGATTGAATAAGTGAAGCGGGAGTATGTACATGCAAGTCCCATTTTCGCCATTTAGACCCTCTTTTATCATTCATAGTGTTTATTCATAGTATGATACAATTGCTCAACTTGTGCAAAACCAATTTAAGCGCTAGTTTTTTATTAATAATTCGATCAATTTTATCATCTTTATCTTGCTTGAGTCGATACCAATTTCTATAAGTGAATTTTTGAGTTTATCATTTTGTTCATCAGTATAATATGAAACAGTCCAAGTTGAATTGGCTTGCACGTTTTCTTTAACTTCTCTAAAATATTTTATGTCTACTGGTGAAATAGAGTGTCCTAAAACAAATACTTCGTCTATGGAATTCAAATGATTAAAGAATGCCCGATTTTCATTAATAATTGCATCTGTGTTTTTATATGTATTTTCAAAATAGTTGTCTAAAATTCTATTTCCTTCTGCAACACGAACATCTACATCTTCCCAATCAGCTTTATTGTCAAAAGAGTTCTCTGGTGTCGGCTGGCGACTATGACCTAAAATTAAAGTTGATTTTTCGTCAAAGGCTTTATTGTGAATGTAGATAATGTTGGAAGAAAATATTTTGTACGCTTTTTCAAGTGTGTTAGTATAATTGAAAGTAAGATATGTAGAAGAAGTTGGGAGTTTAAGTTGCCCAGAACTTGGAATTTCAAGACTTAAAATCCATGTTGTAAAAAGTTTCCTTAGTGTGATAGTAATAACATCTATTGCTCTTTGAACTTCGTATTGATAGTCGTGGTGATACGCTTCGCTCCAATCTTCTACATTATATGAAACAAGATAGTTTGATGCATCGTCAACGATTTTGTCCGTGTCAATATACGCAAGCGTATCTTCAAACTCTGACCATAATTCGTCTGAATTAAAATATTCGTCAAG harbors:
- a CDS encoding bacteriophage abortive infection AbiH family protein, whose protein sequence is MNNKQLYIIGNGFDIFHGVNSRYSDFKNYVEDNDNKLFEALDEYFNSDELWSEFEDTLAYIDTDKIVDDASNYLVSYNVEDWSEAYHHDYQYEVQRAIDVITITLRKLFTTWILSLEIPSSGQLKLPTSSTYLTFNYTNTLEKAYKIFSSNIIYIHNKAFDEKSTLILGHSRQPTPENSFDNKADWEDVDVRVAEGNRILDNYFENTYKNTDAIINENRAFFNHLNSIDEVFVLGHSISPVDIKYFREVKENVQANSTWTVSYYTDEQNDKLKNSLIEIGIDSSKIKMIKLIELLIKN